One genomic segment of Cryptococcus neoformans var. neoformans JEC21 chromosome 8 sequence includes these proteins:
- a CDS encoding expressed protein: protein MSFSYYPILGLVALAPIFVLSLPFGLDSYFHSPNLFASSLNIARTLPQSCSVSNIPVPLGDQTTLSVSDDEVSSMIAVGRGIQNYTCTSGAYVSTGALANLFDVTCLYALTAGNFDPSFVNSMLPKMTFVALDYPNTDDLHVAIHHLFVDTPGSTSVGSISPEFLTETDRVLASKAATLDDPYNPAINVPWLKLASVEGQGTYAKSIFRINTFQGQPPSSCTTENEKISVQYASMYWFTK from the exons ATGTCGTTCTCCTATTATCCCATCCTCGGACTCGTTGCTTTGGCGCCAATATTCGTCCTATCGCTTCCTTTCGGTCTCGATTCCTATTTTCATTCACCCAATCTGTTTGCAAGCTCGTTGAACATTGCCCGCACACTCCCTCAAAGCTGCTCTGTAAGCAATATACCTGTGCCTCTGGGTGATCAGACGACCCTCTCCGTCTCGGATGACGAAGTGAGCTCTATGATTGCTGTCGGTCGTGGAATACAGAATTATACTTGTACTTCTGGGGCGTATGTCTCTACCGGTGCACTAGCAAA CCTTTTCGACGTGACTTGCCTTTATGCATTAACTGCTGGCAATTTCGACCCTTCCTTTGTCAACTCAATGTTACCCAAGATGACATTTGTTGCTCTCGACTACCCCAACACAGATGATCTCCATGTAGccatccaccatcttttTGT TGATACGCCCGGTTCCACTTCTGTAGGAAGCATTTCTCCTGAATTCTTAACCGAAACGGATAGAGTTTTGGCAAGCAAAGCGGCAACTCTTGATGACCCATACAACCCTGCTATCAACGTCCCTTGGCTCAAACTCGCTTCTGTTGAAGGTCAGGGAACGTATGCTAAGAGCATCTTTCGAATCAACACTTTTCAAGGACAACCCCCATCTTCG TGCACGACTGAAAATGAGAAAATAAGCGTCCAGTATGCTTCCATGTACTGGTTCACCAAGTGA
- a CDS encoding expressed protein, whose product MQDTSPINCNCCQVNQKALYCPACLREGITLHKELLQNLQARLSTIRQHSQKLLTGTENETKDKADRGLNAWRELRSDVASSEARCHQIKMTISQRQAAISACRKRIAENNIRDRRESLSMLKSRPSPVSSLRDSIKQVHSQQQVITSRIIHARRVLVREAVNVFGVRQRPSGDWEIAGIPLPDPETFRVHPSSSINAALSHVIHLVSLITTYLSISLPFVPMPPPPFYHPHVGRPLMKANLPFVSTTKWREKHVLWMSSTASVSSKIKPQSTPPISNLLAQPSICSIIAKSTSKHKQFLVSFALLSFSIAYLAWSQDVPGIGIRGEVDGDDNAGVLFDEESKVTQGQSVSAESSVTETALISPASILRLIHAITQSPTLGHRSHDPGGARTLKHMGFGLDVSKLVSTILRAEELQWDLKGDTEAGDDILSEGWDLLDSGAP is encoded by the exons ATGCAGGACACCTCCCCAATCAACTGCAATTGTTGTCAGGTCAATCAGAAAGCCTTATATTGCCCAGCCTGTCTGCGAGAAGG TATCACTCTACATAAAGAGCTGTTGCAAAATCTGCAAGCTCGATTATCGACCATCAGACAGCACTCGCAAAAGCTTCTGACCGGGACCGAAAATGAGACGAAGGACAAAGCTGACCGTGGGCTTAATGCTTGGAGGGAGCTCAGGTCTGATGTTGCATCCAGTGAGGCAAGATGTCACCAGATAAAAATGACAATTTCCCAACGTCAGGCCGCTATCTCTGCAT GCCGAAAGCGGATTGCTGAGAATAACATTCGGGATCGTCGGGAATCACTATCGATGTTGAAGTCAAGGCCATCGCCCGTCTCGAGCCTACGGGACTCGATCAAGCAAGTACACTCTCAACAACAAGTCATCACCTCTCGAATCATCCACGCTAGACGCGTTTTAGTGAGAGAAGCTGTGAATGTCTTCGGAGTTAGACAACGACCTTCGGGAGATTGGGAGATCGCAGGCATCCCACTTCCAGACCCGGAAACTTTTCGAG TACACCCATCCTCCAGTATCAACGCTGCTCTTTCTCATGTGATACATCTTGTATCTCTCATTACAACTTACTTATCCATTTCTTTACCTTTTGTCCCGATGCCTCCGCCGCCATTCTATCACCCTCACGTGGGGCGGCCACTCATGAAAGCCAATCTTCCTTTCGTTTCTACGACAAAATGGAGAGAGAAACACGTCCTTTGGATGTCGAGCACAGCCTCGGTATCAAGCAAAATTAAGCCTCAAAGTACACCTCCGATCAGCAATCTATTGGCACAGCCTTCCATATGCTCAATCATAGCAAAATCGACAAGCAAGCACAAGCAATTCCTTGTCTCTTtcgctcttctttcgttctcTATTGCCTACCTTGCATGGTCTCAGGATGTTCCCGGTATAGGGATTCGAGGTGAGGTAGATGGCGATGATAATGCTGGCGTCCTGTTCGATGAAGAGTCCAAAGTTACACAGGGCCAGTCTGTTTCTGCTGAATCTTCTGTGACGGAGACTGCTCTGATTTCACCAGCATCTATTCTCCGGCTTATCCATGCCATCACACAATCGCCCACGTTGGGACATAGATCCCATGACCCAGGTGGAGCTCGTACCCTGAAGCATATGGGTTTCGGCTTGGATGTTTCAAAGCTCGTGTCAACCATACTCAGAGCGGAGGAACTCCAATGGGACTTGAAAGGGGATACTGAAGCCGGAGATGATATACTAAGTGAAGGATGGGACCTATTGGACTCTGGAGCGCCATAA
- a CDS encoding imidazoleglycerol-phosphate dehydratase, putative: protein MSERIASVERTTSETHISCTIDLDHIPGVTEQKINVSTGIGFLDHMFTALAKHGGMSLQLQCKGDLHIDDHHTAEDCALALGEAFKKALGERKGIKRYGYAYAPLDESLSRAVIDISSRPYFMCHLPFTREKVGDLSTEMVSHLLQSFAFAAGVTLHIDSIRGENNHHIAESAFKALALAIRMAISRTGGDDVPSTKGVLAL, encoded by the exons ATGTCTGAACGCATTGCTTCTGTTGAAAGGACCACGAGCGAGACGCATATCTCTTGCACTATCGACCTCGACCACATCCCAGGTGTCACCGAGCAGAAAATCAATGTCAGCACTGGTATCGGGTTCCTTGACCAT ATGTTTACAGCGCTCGCAAAGCACGGCGGCATGTCTCTCCAACTGCAGTGCAAGGGCGACCTTCACATTGACGACCACCACACGGCGGAAGACTGCGCTTTGGCTCTTGGCGAAGCGTTTAAAAAGGCGCttggagagaggaagggaatCAAGCGATATGGATATGCTTATGCTCCCCTTGATGAG TCGCTTTCAAGGGCTGTGATTGACATTTCTTCCCGGCCGTACTTTATGTGCCACCTTCCCTTCACTCGGGAAAAGGTTGGAGATT TATCGACGGAAATGGTgtctcaccttcttcagtcGTTTGCCTTTGCCGCCGGTGTAACCCTTCACATTGACTCGATCCGAGGAGAAAACAACCACCACAT CGCCGAGTCTGCCTTCAAGGCGCTCGCTCTGGCTATCCGAATGGCGATCAGCAGAACCGGCGGCGATGACGTTCCTAGTACCAAGGGTGTCCTTGCTTTATAA
- a CDS encoding expressed protein → MSTLPRPSATISSRNNPPSSDTIVASSPLAAVAPDRRLRFHSAEGLGPMKRRKISPEMFEPAATGQTQSPVAGRRLNQQPPPQAACIPIAALLYHSAQVAHQTSHVHLQQAFVPTEISTDRTSGYSIIKLYSYSSTPQSSQSNRFSHDPQAFAKALGLQLYALDLLRAGLNINSLSDKERVAFSLEFGVVGIKVYMAQQILQSKSKGKEKIQGVQVDCQRLMDDMQDIVGQAFFIAQRQSSLTPMRLELELINARLAFMQKKFNLGKKLVQTALAASRDNAVHRYSLCLLYLEYVESTGPADFLNIATEFLNEARKNNHQMIVQLALLIKARITFVHRRWELVPTALAEFASSIGWSDSNPPTDLLSGQKEERTWLACLNIHYLILRALWEGRIGNDSVAKEIMKRAYALMDETADKKVFSELRANGGVITLHIPNSRPLQVQTTPPNILYMLTYLTTVVGRRDFTGSNATCKSIVHPRVLRETEGVARTEDMWDSGFSSVHGLAQAMALRKQVISIKGEVMIEQATAMIYRSCFAEGRQLLYETVEQLHDHNLFHPLSPHLCLTFAQHAHHLGLTSSAIRYYKACRDLINSGSELSLIAQVGLLAVQNKLEGLEKNAEGQDEVNALAEKCKGSSSAMFSAAGYFLASLTDDNRVNSKKKLSTAYEISQRSNNNILRLLIFAFTTSTHHYGGRERMLRQLETGRDISKMLGGKDRDDGVGQVVLGMWFARRLKEFYRQEGYQTGVQVAKESEKSHFARLNDLMREAEKVAKGG, encoded by the exons ATGTCCACATTACCCCGCCCTTCAGCCACCATATCGTCCCGGAACAACCCTCCCTCAAGCGACACCATAGTGGCGTCCTCCCCCTTGGCTGCGGTTGCCCCGGATAGGAGATTGCGGTTCCATTCGGCTGAGGGCCTAGGGCCAATGAAAAGGCGCAAGATCTCTCCAGAGATGTTTGAGCCGGCTGCGACTGGCCAGACACAGAGTCCAGTCGCCGGACGCCGTCTTAACCAACAACCACCCCCACAAGCTGCTTGTATACCAATCGCAGCCCTTCTCTATCACTCTGCCCAAGTCGCCCATCAGACATCTCATGTCCACCTTCAGCAGGCATTCGTACCTACCGAGATATCAACCGATCGTACATCAGGCTACTCCATCATCAAGCTTTACTCTTATTCTTCGACCCCACAGAGCTCGCAATCAAATCGCTTCAGCCATGACCCTCAGGCATTTGCCAAAGCTCTCGGTCTTCAGCTCTACGCACTTGATCTGCTTCGAGCGGGGCTGAACATTAACAGTCTTTCCGATAAGGAAAGGGTGGCGTTCAGCCTCGAGTTTGGTGTCGTCGGCATAAAAGTGTACATGGCGCAGCAGATCCTGCAAAGCAAGAgtaaaggcaaagaaaaaatTCAAGGCGTTCAGGTGGACTGTCAGCGGTTAATGGATGACATGCAGGATATCGTGGGACAAGCT TTCTTCATAGCCCAGCGGCAGTCATCATTGACACCTATGAGACTTGAATTAGAGCTCATCAACGCTCGGCTAGCATTTATGCAGAAAAAGTTCAATTTGGGGAAAAAATTGGTACAGACAGCTTTGGCGGCAAGCAG GGATAATGCCGTGCACCGGTATTCGCTATGCCTTTTATACTTGGAGTACGTTGAGAGCACAGGGCCAGCAGATTTCCTGAATATCGCAACTGAATTCCTC AATGAAGCTCGCAAAAATAACCATCAGATGATTGTTCAGCTCGCTTTGCTCATCAAGGCTCGCATAACCTTTGTCCACCGACGATGGGAACTCGTTCCTACTGCGCTCGCAGAGTTTGCCTCGTCTATTGGTTGGTCTGACAGTAACCCACCTACGGACTTGCTTTCAGGTCAAAAGGAGGAACGAACCTGGCTTGCTTGTTTGAATATTCATTATCTGATACTCAGGGCGCTATGGGAAGGTAGGATAGGGAACGACAGCGTGGCAAAGGAGATTATGAAACGAGCGTATGCGTTGATGGACGAGACTGCCGACAAAAAAGTGTTTAGTGAATTGCGGGCCAATGGGGGCGTCATCACA CTGCATATACCGAATAGCCGTCCTCTTCAAGTACAAACGACACCTCCCAATATCCTTTATATGCTCACTTATCTGACAACCGTCGTCGGCCGAAGAGATTTCACGGGTTCTAATGCGACATGTAAGAGTATTGTACACCCAAGAGTCTTGAGAGAGACAGAGGGTGTTGCGAGGACAGAAGACATGTGGGACAGTGGAT TCTCGAGCGTCCATGGTCTGGCACAAGCCATGGCCTTGAGGAAGCAAGTAATAAGCATCAAAGGAGAAGTCATGATCGAGCAAGCTACAGCTATGATATACCGCAGCTGCTTTGCCGAAGGACGTCAA CTGTTGTATGAGACTGTAGAACAGCTTCATGACCACAaccttttccatcctctctcacCCCATCTATGTCTCACCTTTGCCCAGCATGCCCATCATCTCGGGCTCACCTCCTCTGCTATACGGTATTACAAAGCTTGCAGAGATCTCATCAATTCCGGAAGCGAGCTCAGCTTGATCGCGCAAGTTGGTTTGCTGGCAGTACAGAATAAACTGGAGGgcttggagaagaatgcGGAAGGGCAAGACGAGGTGAATGCATTGGCAGAAAAATGTAAGGGAAGTAGTAGCGCAATGTTCAGTGCTGCTGGATATTTTCTTGCGAGCTTGACGGATGATAACCGTGTAAACTCAAA GAAAAAGCTATCTACAGCGTACGAAATCAGTCAAAGGTCAAATAATAACATTTTGCGCCTTCTCATTTTTGCCTTTACGACAAGTACACACCATTACGGAGGGCGCGAGCGTATGCTTAGGCAGTTGGAGACTGGAAGAGATATATCAAAAATGCTTGGTGGGAAGGATAGAGACGACGGGGTCGGGCAGGTCGTGTTGGGCATGTGGTTTGCGAGACGGCTCAAGG AATTCTACAGGCAAGAAGGTTACCAGACAGGCGTACAGGTAGCAAAGGAAAGCGAAAAGTCGCACTTTGCGCGCCTCAACGATCTTATGCGAGAGGCAGAAAAAGTCGCCAAGGGGGGTTAA
- a CDS encoding expressed protein has protein sequence MSLLSFSNIAGPSRLPLQVTVTACRRAVAARFYATEAQEPQEPLAAEQSEQSAPVDELSALTLDPSTPATRSGLEKREGRIFYRDWLRYEGEQFRVPQKGQKAKWLGGNVPYPSNPSFRPPPPLSNHIQDQVFADLQRGQSVAELSVKYNISKARVEAIQKLKEIETEYKRRSLPLQTAFLEGMEPLLGVRTPISPRTRQHDPALARELDLAHEAHPSTAAERLEEQRFDAGIGEEGAFGQRTRESTKPSIERTVWEFMDEESALLEKETQGQKTREKRQRRKEREART, from the exons atgtctcttctttctttctcgaACATCGCTGGCCCGTCCAGATTACCACTCCAGGTCACTGTTACAGCATGTCGTAGAGCTGTTGCTGCTCGCTTCTATGCAACGGAAGCTCAGGAGCCTCAAGAACCGCTCGCGGCAGAGCAGTCTGAGCAGTCCGCCCCTGTTGATGAGCTTTCTGCGCTCACTCTTGACCCTTCAACACCGGCGACCAGGTCGGGcttggaaaagagggaaggcAGGATCTTCTACAGAGATTGGTTGAGATATGAGGGGGAGCAGTTCAGAGTCCCGCAAAAGGGCCAGAAGGCCAAGTGGCTCGGAGGCAATGTT CCTTACCCCAGCAACCCTTCTTTCagacctcctccaccactctCCAATCATATCCAAGATCAAGTCTTCGCCGATCTTCAGCGAGGACAGTCTGTCGCCGAACTCTCTGTCAAGTACAACATCAGCAAAGCTCGAGTGGAAGCAATCCAGAAactgaaggagattgagactGAATATAAACGAAGA tctcttcctctacaAACAGCTTTCTTGGAAGGCATGGAACCTCTTTTGGGCGTCCGTACACCCATCAGCCCTCGAACAAGGCAACACGATCCTGCCCTCGCTCGAGAACTTGATCTGGCCCACGAGGCTCATCCCTCCACCGCGGCAGAACGTCTGGAGGAGCAGCGATTTGATGCCGGAATCGGCGAAGAGGGTGCGTTCGGTCAACGTACTCGCGAATCGACCAAGCCTAGTATCGAGAGGACGGTGTGGGAGTTcatggatgaggaaagtGCGTTGTTAGAAAAGGAGACTCAGGGACAGAAGACAcgagagaagaggcaaaggagaaaggagagggaggcTAGAACATGA
- a CDS encoding phosphotyrosyl phosphatase activator, putative → MSAPESSPSTFYTVPTKHILSKAHLAAFQRSKTHSDIFNFIEELNEDIVGKKLTEAGQGSERTRPLISILDSVREIAESTPPVDNKLSRFGNPAFKTFYDKVGDASLELHKRIPGLPEEAIQEVEVYFKESWGNKQRVDYGSGMELNFLSWLLCLAKLGVVTKEDYPFLVLGVFWRYIEVMRYLQSTYWLEPAGSHGVWGLDDYHFLPFLWGSGQLRNHKYLRPKAIHDPEILGEFSKDYMYLSCIEFINSIKTASLRWHSPMLDDISAVKTWEKVNQGMKKMFVAEVLGKLPVMQHALFGSLLPFPTPEEDPELKRALEEEDGQSATDMHGHIHDPSEKGWSMDCCGIPVPSAFAAAQDANSHKGVPTLGNRPGIKPIPFD, encoded by the exons ATGTCCGCCCCGGAATCTTCCCCCTCTACATTTTATACAGTCCCCACGAAACACATCCTCTCAAAAGCCCATCTCGCTGCTTTCCAACGGTCAAAAACGCATTCCGACATATTTAATTTCATTGAGGAGCTCAACGAAGATATTGTGGGCAAGAAGCTGACAGAGGCCGGACAGGGTTCGGAG CGAACACGACCTCTCATAAGCATCCTCGATTCCGTCCGCGAAATCGCCGAATCAACACCTCCAGTGGACAATAAACTGTCCCGCTTCGGCAACCCTGCATTCAAAACTTTTTACGACAAAGTAGGAGATGCCTCCCTGGAGCTGCATAAGCGTATACCAGGTTTACCAGAGGAAGCTATCCAAGAGGTAGAAGTTTATTTTAAGGAGTCGTGGGGCAACAAACAACGAGTGGACTATGGAAGCGGTATGGAACTCAACTTCCTCTCTTGGCT TTTATGTCTCGCAAAGCTTGGGGTAGTTACGAAAGAAGACTACCCTTTCCTTGTCTTGGGTGTGTTCTGGAGGTATATTGAAGTTATGCGTTACCTTCAATCTACATATTGGCTTGAACCAGCTGGTTCGCATGGTGTATGGGGTTTGGATGACTACCactttctccctttcctgTGGGGTAGCGGACAACTCAGAA ATCACAAGTACCTTCGACCTAAAGCCATTCACGACCCAGAAATCCTTGGCGAATTTTCCAAAGACTACATGTATCTCTCGTGCATAGAGTTTATCAACTCCATCAAAACAGCATCTTTACGCTGGCATTCTCCCATGCTCGATGATATTTCCGCTGTCAAAACGTGGGAAAAGGTCAATcaagggatgaagaaaatgtTTGTTGCCGAGGTCTTGGGTAAACTACCCGTCATGCAGCACGCCCTGTTTGGGAGCTTATTGCCTTTCCCAACGCCAGAGGAGGATCCCGAGCTGAAAAGGGcccttgaagaagaagacggtcAGTCGGCGACAGATATGCATGGTCATATACATGACCCGTCAGAAAAAGGCTGGAGCATGGATTGTTGTGGCATTCCAG TTCCTTCAGCATTCGCGGCCGCTCAAGATGCCAATAGCCATAAGGGCGTTCCGACTTTGGGTAACCGACCTGGTATCAAGCCTATCCCATTCGACTAG